In Eulemur rufifrons isolate Redbay chromosome 29, OSU_ERuf_1, whole genome shotgun sequence, one DNA window encodes the following:
- the MALSU1 gene encoding mitochondrial assembly of ribosomal large subunit protein 1, with protein MGPGGRVARRLGTLLWRRALFRVAAGTRPRLGLLAVERLPAGPAFRWACLTPGLVRGLHDGPGLEEQAEGTDGEGRPELSAADHIGPKFDIDMMVSLLRQENARDICVIKVPPEMKYTDYFVISSGTSTRHLHAMAYYIVKMYKYLKCKSEPHVKIEGKDTDDWLCVDFGSMVLHLMLPETREIYELEKLWTLRSYDDQLAQISPETLPEDFILGIEDDTSSLTLTPVEFKCE; from the exons ATGGGCCCGGGTGGCCGTGTGGCACGGCGGCTCGGGACGCTGTTGTGGCGCAGAGCCCTGTTCCGGGTAGCGGCTGGAACCCGGCCCCGGCTTGGGCTGCTGGCCGTGGAACGGCTTCCTGCGGGACCAGCCTTCCGCTGGGCCTGCCTGACCCCCGGCCTTGTGCGTGGCCTGCACGATGGGCCCGGGCTGGAGGAGCAGGCGGAGGGGACGGACGGCGAGGGACGCCCAGAGTTGAGCGCAGCAG ATCATATTGGTCCCAAGTTTGACATCGATATGATGGTTTCACTACTGAGGCAAGAGAATGCACGAGACATTTGTGTGATCAAGGTTCCTCCAGAAATGAAATACACAGATTACTTTGTGATTAGTAGTGGAACTTCCACCCGACACTTGCATGCCATGGCCTACTACATTGTGAAAATG tacaaATACCTGAAATGTAAGAGTGAACCTCATGTTAAGATTGAAGGGAAGGACACTGATGACTGGCTGTGTGTGGATTTTG GCAGCATGGTGCTTCATTTGATGCTTCCAGAAACCAGAGAAATCTATGAATTAGAGAAATTATGGACCCTGCGTTCTTACGATGACCAGTTAGCTCAAATATCACCTGAGACATTACCTGAAGACTTCATTCTTGGAATAGAAGATGACACTTCATCTCTGACTCTGACTCCAGTGGAGttcaaatgtgaataa